From the genome of Pseudomonas sp. FP453:
GGAAAAAGTCCTGCACCTGGAGTGAGGCACGCCGCCATGAATTATGAATTCGATTTTCACTTTCTGACCGGCAATTGGGGCGCGCTGTGGGATGGCCTGAAGGTCACCTTGCAGCTTGCGCTGATCTCCAACGTGGTTGGTTTGGTACTGGGGTTTGGCCTGTGCCTGCTGACGCTCAGCCGCTGGTTTTTCATCCGTTGGCCCGCGCAGCTGTTTGTCGAGTTCTTCCGGTGCACCCCGGCGCTGTTGCAGATCGTGTGGTTTTTTTACTGCGTGCCGATGCTGTTCAACGTGTTTATCGACCCCATCACCATGGGTGTGCTTGCCCTCGGCCTGAACCTCACCGCGTTCAACGCCGAAGCGTATCGGGCCGGTGTGCAGGCGGTGCCGAGGGAGCATCTGGATGCCTGTGTCGCGCTCGGCCTGCGGCCGTGGCAACGCACGCTCTACGTGATCTTGCCCCAGGCGTTGCGCACGGCCTTGCCGGTGCTGATGACCAATGGCATTTCCATCCTGCAACAGAGTGCGCTGGTCGCCATCGTGGCCGTCGCCGACCTGATGTACGTGGGTAAGAGCATCGCCACCGAGGCTTACCGGCCACTGGAAACCTACTCGTTGATTGCCTTGATCTACTTCGCATTGTCCCTGCCCATTGCGCAGTGCGTGCAGTGGCTCGAACGCCGTCAGGACGCCGCGCTCGCGCGCTGAGGAGATCGTCATGCATCTGGATTTTATGGTGGTGTTTTCTTACTGGCAGGTTCTGGCCAAGGGGCTTGCGCTGACGCTGGCATTCACCGTGGGTTGTGCGCTGCTGGGAAGTGTTTTCGGCTTTTTGCTGAGCCTGCTGCGCCTGTCGAAAAACCGCTTTATCAGCATCCCGACCGGGCTGTACGTCGAGCTGTTTCGCGGCACGCCGTTGTTGATCCAGTTGTTCTGGATTTTCTTCTGCCTGCCGGTGGTATTTGGCCTTGATGTGCCGCCTTACGTCTCTGTGTTGCTGGCGTTGACCCTCTACATGACCGCCATTACCAGCGAGACCTTCCGCGGCGCACTCAAATCCATCCCCAGCGAACAGCACGACGCCTGCACCGCCCTCGGCGTGGCCAAGTGGAACAAGGTGTTCTACGTGATTTTCCCGCAGGCACTGCTGCGGGCCATACCGCCGCTGCTTTCCAACGTCGTCAGCCTGTTCAAGGAGAGCGCGCTGATTTCATCCGTGGGCATCGCCGACCTGATGTTCGTCGGGCAAAACATTTCCAACAGTACCGCACGCCCGGTGGAGTTTTTATCGGCGGTGGCGGTGATCTATTT
Proteins encoded in this window:
- a CDS encoding amino acid ABC transporter permease, whose protein sequence is MNYEFDFHFLTGNWGALWDGLKVTLQLALISNVVGLVLGFGLCLLTLSRWFFIRWPAQLFVEFFRCTPALLQIVWFFYCVPMLFNVFIDPITMGVLALGLNLTAFNAEAYRAGVQAVPREHLDACVALGLRPWQRTLYVILPQALRTALPVLMTNGISILQQSALVAIVAVADLMYVGKSIATEAYRPLETYSLIALIYFALSLPIAQCVQWLERRQDAALAR
- a CDS encoding amino acid ABC transporter permease, which produces MHLDFMVVFSYWQVLAKGLALTLAFTVGCALLGSVFGFLLSLLRLSKNRFISIPTGLYVELFRGTPLLIQLFWIFFCLPVVFGLDVPPYVSVLLALTLYMTAITSETFRGALKSIPSEQHDACTALGVAKWNKVFYVIFPQALLRAIPPLLSNVVSLFKESALISSVGIADLMFVGQNISNSTARPVEFLSAVAVIYFLVAFPLTRLVGVVETRMLKRYAY